The Bacillus sp. 2205SS5-2 genome contains a region encoding:
- the ftsH gene encoding ATP-dependent zinc metalloprotease FtsH — translation MNRIFRNTIFYLLIFLVIIGVVSYFSNSAEPTNNISNSDFLTQLEEGKVESFSIQPERGVYEVRGQLEGYKDDEFFLTNVIGASGAIDNIFALADKSDVKVETLKAKETSGWVSFFTTIIPFIIIFILFFFLLNQAQGGGSRVMNFGKSKAKLYSEEKKKVRFKDVAGADEEKAELVEVVEFLKDPRKFAEVGARIPKGVLLVGPPGTGKTLLARAAAGEAGVPFFSISGSDFVEMFVGVGASRVRDLFENAKKNAPCIIFIDEIDAVGRQRGAGVGGGHDEREQTLNQLLVEMDGFGANEGIIIVAATNRPDILDPALLRPGRFDRQITVDRPDVIGREAVLEVHARNKPFEEAVDLKAIAMRTPGFSGADLENLLNEAALVAARQNKKKIEMSDIDEATDRVIAGPAKKTRVISKKERNIVAFHEAGHTVIGLVLDEAEMVHKVTIVPRGQAGGYAVMLPREDRYFMTKPELLDKIAGLLGGRVAEEITFGEVSTGASNDFQRATGIARRMVTEFGMSDKLGPLQFGSTNGGQVFLGRDINNEQNYSDAIAHEIDMEIQRIIKEAYSRAKTILTENREKLDLVANTLLEVETLDAAQIKHLIDHGKLPERKLPESTKVEGNDQMKVTIQKKEDSDSSSENQE, via the coding sequence ATGAACCGGATCTTTAGAAATACCATTTTTTATTTACTGATTTTTTTAGTGATTATTGGAGTGGTCAGTTATTTCAGCAATAGCGCTGAGCCGACCAATAATATATCAAATAGTGATTTCCTCACTCAATTAGAGGAAGGGAAAGTAGAGTCCTTTTCGATACAGCCTGAGCGAGGCGTATACGAAGTAAGAGGTCAACTTGAAGGATATAAGGATGATGAATTTTTCCTTACAAATGTTATTGGAGCGAGTGGAGCAATAGACAACATCTTTGCTTTAGCTGACAAGAGCGATGTAAAGGTTGAAACACTCAAAGCAAAAGAAACAAGTGGGTGGGTGTCGTTCTTTACGACCATCATACCGTTTATCATTATCTTTATTTTATTTTTCTTCCTGCTCAACCAAGCTCAAGGCGGCGGCAGTCGCGTCATGAATTTTGGTAAAAGTAAAGCGAAGCTTTATAGTGAAGAAAAGAAAAAAGTACGCTTCAAGGATGTTGCAGGAGCAGATGAAGAAAAAGCAGAGCTTGTAGAAGTGGTTGAATTCTTAAAAGATCCTCGTAAATTTGCTGAGGTTGGCGCACGTATTCCTAAAGGAGTCTTACTTGTAGGGCCTCCGGGGACAGGGAAAACGCTATTAGCTCGAGCTGCCGCAGGTGAAGCGGGTGTGCCATTCTTCTCAATTAGTGGATCTGACTTTGTTGAAATGTTTGTTGGAGTAGGGGCATCTCGTGTTCGCGACCTATTTGAAAACGCAAAGAAAAATGCACCTTGTATTATCTTTATCGATGAAATTGATGCCGTCGGTCGTCAGCGTGGAGCCGGAGTTGGTGGAGGGCACGATGAGCGTGAACAAACATTGAATCAATTACTAGTCGAAATGGATGGTTTTGGAGCGAATGAAGGAATTATCATTGTGGCAGCTACTAACCGCCCTGACATTCTTGATCCAGCTTTATTACGTCCAGGTCGCTTTGATCGTCAAATCACGGTAGATCGTCCTGATGTCATTGGTCGTGAAGCGGTGCTAGAAGTACATGCAAGAAATAAACCTTTTGAAGAAGCAGTGGACTTAAAGGCGATTGCCATGAGAACACCTGGTTTTTCAGGAGCTGATCTTGAAAACTTACTGAATGAAGCGGCACTTGTAGCTGCTCGTCAAAATAAGAAAAAAATTGAAATGTCCGATATCGATGAAGCAACGGATCGTGTAATTGCTGGTCCAGCGAAAAAGACACGGGTTATTTCTAAGAAAGAACGAAATATCGTAGCTTTCCATGAAGCTGGTCATACGGTTATTGGTTTAGTTCTAGATGAAGCAGAAATGGTGCATAAAGTGACCATTGTTCCCCGCGGACAAGCCGGTGGATATGCTGTCATGCTTCCAAGAGAAGATCGATATTTCATGACAAAACCTGAACTGTTGGATAAGATTGCTGGACTACTAGGTGGACGAGTGGCAGAGGAAATTACCTTCGGTGAAGTATCGACAGGAGCTTCTAATGACTTCCAACGTGCCACGGGAATAGCACGCCGAATGGTTACAGAATTTGGGATGAGTGATAAGTTAGGTCCATTACAATTTGGTTCTACCAATGGTGGTCAAGTTTTCTTAGGTCGTGATATCAATAATGAGCAAAATTATTCTGATGCCATTGCCCATGAAATAGACATGGAAATTCAACGTATTATTAAAGAAGCGTACAGTCGAGCCAAAACGATTTTAACTGAAAATCGCGAAAAACTTGATTTAGTTGCAAATACATTGCTTGAAGTAGAAACATTAGATGCAGCGCAAATTAAGCATCTGATTGACCACGGTAAGCTTCCCGAGCGTAAACTACCTGAATCTACGAAAGTAGAAGGTAATGACCAAATGAAAGTAACTATTCAGAAGAAAGAAGATAGTGATTCTTCTTCAGAAAATCAAGAATAA